The genomic interval TGAGTGGTCGAAGACCGGGCGGAACTCCCTGACGGCGTCCTGGGAGTTGTGGCGCATGTAGACCTGGCCGCCGAGGCCGACGACGGCCTGCTCGGGCGTGCCGTGGCCGTAGTGCGCGTACCGCTCCCGGTACAGGTCGATCAGCTTCCCGGTGTGCTCCTTGGGCCAGAAGATGTTGTTGTGGAAGAACCCGTCACCGTAGTAGGCGGCCTGCTCGGCGATCTCCGGGGAGCGGATGGAGCCGTGCCAGACGAAGGGCGGTACGCCGTCCAGCGGCCGGGGCGTCGAGGTGAAGCCCTGGAGCGGCGTACGGAACTTGCCCTCCCAGTTCACGACGTCCTCGCGCCACAGCCGGCGCAGCAGGGCGTAGTTCTCGACGGCCAGACTGATGCCGTCCCGGATGTCCTTGCCGAACCACGGATACACCGGGCCGGTGTTGCCGCGGCCCATCATCAGGTCGACGCGCCCGTCGGCCAGGTGCTGGAGCATCGCGTAGTCCTCGGCGATCTTCACCGGGTCGTTCGTGGTGATCAGCGTGGTGGACGTCGAGAGGATGATGCGCTCGGTGCGTGCGGCGATGTACCCGAGCAGGGTGGTCGGCGACGAGGGCACGAACGGCCGGTTGTGGTGTTCACCGGTCGCGAAGACGTCGAGTCCGACCTCCTCGGCCTTCTGCGCGATCGCGGTCATCGCCTTGATCCG from Streptomyces sp. CC0208 carries:
- a CDS encoding LLM class flavin-dependent oxidoreductase, with translation MQFGIFTVGDVTTDPNTGRTPTERERIKAMTAIAQKAEEVGLDVFATGEHHNRPFVPSSPTTLLGYIAARTERIILSTSTTLITTNDPVKIAEDYAMLQHLADGRVDLMMGRGNTGPVYPWFGKDIRDGISLAVENYALLRRLWREDVVNWEGKFRTPLQGFTSTPRPLDGVPPFVWHGSIRSPEIAEQAAYYGDGFFHNNIFWPKEHTGKLIDLYRERYAHYGHGTPEQAVVGLGGQVYMRHNSQDAVREFRPVFDHSPVMGGGLSMEEYMRQTPLTVGTPDQVIEKTLSFRAYAGDYQRQLFVVDGGGIPLKTALEQIDLLGEEVVPVLREEFARNRPADVPDAPTHASLLAAREAERAATAEPAV